A part of Eremothecium sinecaudum strain ATCC 58844 chromosome VII, complete sequence genomic DNA contains:
- the SPT15 gene encoding TATA-binding protein (Syntenic homolog of Ashbya gossypii AGR134W; Syntenic homolog of Saccharomyces cerevisiae YER148W (SPT15)): MSDDKRLKEFQQQNKIVFDPSTRSVWETQDKDSKLDNALGSSNENDDSKAVIDRDQGTTSGIVPTLQNIVATVNLDCRLDLKTVALHARNAEYNPKRFAAVIMRIREPKTTALIFASGKMVVTGAKSEDDSKLASRKYARIIQKIGFSAKFTDFKIQNIVGSCDVKFPIRLEGLAFSHGTFSSYEPELFPGLIYRMVKPKIVLLIFVSGKIVLTGAKQREEIYQAFEAIYPVLCEFRKL, encoded by the coding sequence ATGTCCGATGACAAGCGATTAAAGGAGTTCCAACAGCAAAATAAGATCGTTTTCGATCCTAGTACTAGGTCAGTATGGGAAACCCAGGATAAAGACTCGAAATTAGACAACGCTTTGGGCAGTTCaaatgaaaatgatgacTCGAAAGCTGTAATTGATAGAGATCAAGGTACAACGTCAGGTATTGTACCAACATTACAAAATATTGTGGCTACAGTCAATTTGGATTGTAGACTTGACCTTAAAACAGTTGCTTTGCATGCTCGTAACGCTGAATATAACCCAAAACGGTTTGCTGCTGTTATTATGCGTATAAGAGAACCTAAAACAACAGCTTTAATTTTTGCATCCGGTAAGATGGTTGTAACGGGTGCTAAAAGTGAGGATGATTCTAAATTGGCGAGTCGGAAATATGCAAGAATCATTCAGAAAATTGGCTTCAGTGCCAAGTTTACCGACTTTAAGATCCAAAATATTGTGGGATCATGTGATGTTAAGTTTCCTATCCGTCTAGAGGGTTTGGCTTTCAGTCACGGCACTTTCTCCTCATATGAGCCGGAGTTATTCCCTGGTTTGATTTATAGAATGGTGAAGCCTAAGATCGTTTTATTGATTTTTGTTTCTGGGAAGATTGTGTTGACTGGTGCAAAACAAAGGGAGGAGATTTACCAAGCCTTTGAAGCTATCTATCCGGTGTTATGTGAATTCCGGAAGCTATAA
- the TPS2 gene encoding trehalose-phosphatase TPS2 (Syntenic homolog of Ashbya gossypii AGR132W; Syntenic homolog of Saccharomyces cerevisiae YDR074W (TPS2)): MTADNDSGSVGGGEPLPPKRSRRIINCVAQLPFMIQTHQTENKESDWTIEALTGNSALYSSVEYLSNSSDWEQHVVGWTGEITMEGDADDPMYLTQEDKKYVAEQLQQREDSTHDLTVHPVWLLRKDQNRWRGYAEKVLWPAFHYILNPPSDCQQESTWWYDYVKFNEAYAMKVAQIYQPGDIIWVHDYYLMLLPQLLRMRFNDAVIGYFHHAPWPSNEYFRCLSKRKELLDGLLGADRVCFQNEGFCRHFVSGCKRLLDAVSKKLDIKTAGGGDVYEVCAYGGDVIVDSLPIGVDTHKILKDAFTEDVDEKVKQIRSAYQGKKIIIGRDRLDGNRGVVQKLQAFAAFLSMFPEWRGKVVLIQVSGPTSAEKDHRLELQVNELVHSINSEYGDLNYSPVQHYHMRIPKDVYFSLLRAADLCLITSVRDGMNTTALEFVTVKSEKSRGAEASPLVLSEFSGSSHILSEAIMVNPWDSVAVAKAINNALNLDADENRKLEDLLWKNIPTIQHWTDLFLDDMLNLQNKKANSDTSKKVTPALNRPLLLQNYQNSKRRLFLFDYDGTLTPIVQDPNAAIPSGRLLNILNKLSSDPKNQIWIISGRDQKFLSRWLGDQMPQLGLSAEHGCFMKDVNSQEWTNLASKFDMSWQIRAAEIMEEFTNKTPGSFIERKKVALTWHYRRAVPELGEFNASELKKMLDEFAVDNELEVMEGKANIEVRPRFVNKGEIVKRIVWTPHGSNQCLEDDFSIDEDIPKDLLPDFVLCLGDDFTDEDMFRQLIEIESKWAEKFPDDRNGWGHYGVHPVTVGSASKKTVAKTHLTDPHQVLDTLGLLVGDVSLFQSAGTVDLDDRGHVKNSASSMKSEIAGAAYAMRRSGSLKSNNDKK, from the coding sequence ATGACAGCTGATAATGATAGTGGAAGTGTTGGTGGCGGTGAGCCTCTGCCACCTAAGAGAAGCCGGAGAATTATCAATTGTGTTGCACAGTTGCCGTTCATGATCCAAACACATCAGACTGAGAACAAGGAATCGGATTGGACTATAGAGGCTCTTACGGGTAATTCTGCGCTCTATTCGTCTGTGGAATACCTAAGCAATTCGAGTGACTGGGAACAGCATGTTGTTGGGTGGACCGGTGAGATCACTATGGAAGGAGACGCTGATGACCCGATGTATTTGACGCAGGAAGATAAGAAGTATGTAGCAGAGCAGCTACAGCAGAGAGAGGATTCGACGCACGACTTGACTGTGCATCCGGTGTGGTTATTGCGGAAGGACCAGAACCGGTGGCGAGGGTATGCGGAGAAGGTGTTGTGGCCAGCTTTTCATTATATTTTGAATCCTCCATCAGACTGCCAACAGGAGAGCACATGGTGGTACGACTATGTGAAGTTCAACGAAGCGTATGCAATGAAGGTTGCCCAAATCTACCAGCCAGGAGATATTATTTGGGTTCATGACTATTATTTGATGTTGTTGCCTCAGTTGTTGAGGATGAGGTTTAACGATGCAGTGATTGGATATTTCCATCATGCGCCCTGGCCCAGTAACGAGTACTTCCGTTGCCTGTCTAAGCGTAAAGAGTTGTTGGACGGTTTGCTAGGTGCTGATCGTGTATGTTTTCAGAATGAAGGATTCTGTCGCCACTTCGTCTCCGGCTGCAAGAGACTACTAGATGCGGTATCGAAAAAGTTGGATATAAAGACTGCTGGCGGCGGCGATGTGTACGAAGTTTGCGCCTATGGTGGTGATGTCATTGTTGATTCGCTACCAATCGGTGTTGACACCCATAAGATTTTAAAGGATGCCTTCACTGAAGATGTCGACGAAAAAGTGAAGCAGATTCGCAGTGCATACCAGGGAAAAAAGATTATTATCGGAAGGGATCGTTTGGACGGTAACCGCGGTGTGGTTCAGAAATTGCAGGCATTTGCCGCATTTTTATCCATGTTCCCAGAATGGAGGGGGAAAGTTGTATTGATCCAAGTTAGTGGCCCAACTTCAGCCGAAAAAGATCATCGTTTAGAGCTCCAGGTAAACGAACTTGTACATTCCATTAACTCAGAATATGGTGATTTGAACTACAGTCCTGTCCAACATTACCATATGAGAATTCCTAAAGATGTCTACTTTTCCTTGCTACGTGCAGCTGATTTATGTTTAATCACTTCTGTTAGGGATGGTATGAATACGACTGCATTGGAATTTGTAACTGTCAAATCCGAGAAATCCCGCGGCGCTGAAGCCAGTCCGCTCGTCTTGAGTGAATTTTCGGGCAGTAGTCACATTTTAAGTGAAGCTATTATGGTTAACCCATGGGATTCCGTTGCCGTAGCCAAGGCAATAAACAACGCCCTAAATTTAGATGCTGATGAAAATCGTAAGTTAGAAGATCTACTTTGGAAGAATATCCCCACTATACAACACTGGACAGATCTATTTTTGGATGATATGCTAAATCTCCAAAATAAAAAGGCTAACAGTGACACATCAAAGAAAGTCACCCCAGCCTTGAACAGACCCCTGCTATTGCAGAATTATCAAAACTCTAAACGCAGGCTATTTTTATTTGATTACGATGGCACCTTAACACCAATTGTCCAAGATCCAAATGCTGCTATACCCAGTGGCCGTTTACTAAATATTTTAAACAAATTGTCATCTGACCCTAAGAACCAGATTTGGATTATATCTGGTCGTGATCAGAAGTTTTTGTCAAGATGGTTGGGTGATCAGATGCCGCAATTGGGTCTAAGTGCAGAGCATGGTTGTTTTATGAAAGACGTTAATTCTCAGGAATGGACGAACTTGGCATCGAAGTTCGACATGTCCTGGCAAATTAGAGCTGCTGAGATAATGGAGGAGTTTACAAATAAAACTCCAGGTTCATTTATTGAGCGGAAAAAAGTAGCATTGACATGGCATTACAGACGTGCTGTTCCTGAGCTCGGTGAATTTAATGCTTCTGAACTAAAAAAGATGTTAGATGAATTTGCGGTGGACAATGAGTTAGAGGTGATGGAAGGTAAAGCAAATATTGAAGTCCGTCCAAGGTTCGTGAACAAGGGTGAGATTGTAAAGCGTATTGTTTGGACCCCACATGGCTCCAACCAATGCTTGGAGGATGATTTCAGCATAGATGAAGACATTCCAAAGGATTTATTACCTGATTTTGTGTTATGTTTGGGAGATGATTTTACTGATGAAGATATGTTTAGGCAATTGATTGAAATTGAATCTAAGTGGGCTGAGAAATTCCCTGACGACAGGAATGGATGGGGTCATTACGGTGTACACCCTGTTACCGTTGGTTCAGCATCCAAAAAGACAGTTGCAAAAACCCATTTAACAGACCCTCACCAGGTTTTGGATACCTTGGGATTGTTAGTCGGAGATGTTTCACTATTTCAAAGTGCTGGGACAGTTGATTTGGACGATAGAGGCCATGTAAAGAATAGTGCAAGCAGCATGAAATCTGAAATTGCAGGTGCTGCATATGCTATGAGAAGATCCGGTTCTTTGAAAAGCAATAATGACAAGAAATAG
- the PEA2 gene encoding Pea2p (Syntenic homolog of Ashbya gossypii AGR135C; Syntenic homolog of Saccharomyces cerevisiae YER149C (PEA2)), whose protein sequence is MTHDTIIMSTLINEYGSIFSSERIDHYPLEYEDLKKYLTENAIEDENMRLIVDVDDSYLSGEGAGDGEEFDIQNKLYLEYANYRSGPAVQRQFLDVITERQEQELLVGMVDVLKEKVNIYSRHIQELKDTIAHQKHENPAEHDHRLDELLSYMLSAMIKGGVDFHSQVETRDTLELCRKGIDILLERCLAEKRKSNAQLRNSSWTDINGAPEAELKTALEDLQLAHRFLTERYRADRKQSMKQIEYLSKVNKDLQQELLSYHSRFCQARDQIQAFDVTPPSTISTHNTPPSEDLQKSPRSVQSNLSVQTSTSASFQVMKKEFKKMLNETQYRYEMELKQERELRRKLEEQISSGL, encoded by the coding sequence ATGACACACGACACAATTATAATGAGTACCCTGATAAATGAGTATGGTTCAATATTCTCTAGTGAGAGAATAGACCACTATCCGCTGGAATACGAAGATTTAAAAAAGTATTTAACGGAAAATGCGATTGAAGATGAGAATATGAGGCTTATAGTTGACGTTGATGACTCGTACTTGTCAGGAGAGGGTGCTGGAGATGGCGAGGAGTTTGATATCCAAAATAAGTTATACTTGGAGTACGCAAACTATAGATCAGGTCCAGCTGTTCAAAGACAGTTTTTGGACGTAATAACGGAAAGGCAGGAGCAGGAGCTACTAGTAGGGATGGTGGACGTATTGAAAGAAAAGGTAAACATATACTCCCGCCACATACAGGAGCTTAAGGACACTATTGCGCACCAGAAGCATGAAAACCCAGCAGAACATGACCATCGCCTTGACGAGTTGTTATCTTATATGCTTTCTGCAATGATAAAAGGAGGGGTTGACTTTCACTCTCAAGTGGAAACCCGGGATACACTAGAACTGTGTAGAAAGGGGATTGACATCTTATTGGAACGGTGTCTTGCCGAAAAGAGAAAATCAAATGCTCAGTTACGCAATAGTAGCTGGACTGATATTAATGGAGCCCCAGAAGCGGAGCTGAAAACCGCTTTAGAAGACTTGCAGCTGGCGCATAGATTCCTCACGGAGAGGTACAGAGCAGACCGGAAACAATCCATGAAGCAAATAGAGTACCTATCAAAGGTCAACAAGGACCTTCAACAAGAGCTGCTGTCCTACCATTCTAGGTTTTGCCAAGCACGCGACCAGATACAAGCTTTTGACGTAACACCTCCCTCTACTATTTCCACACATAACACCCCACCTAGCGAAGATCTTCAGAAATCGCCTCGCTCAGTCCAAAGTAATCTGAGTGTCCAAACTTCTACATCGGCATCCTTCCAAGTAATGAAAAAGGAGTTCAAGAAGATGCTTAATGAAACCCAGTATAGGTACGAAATGGAATTAAAGCAGGAAAGAGAATTGCGCAGGAAGTTGGAAGAACAGATCTCCAGCGGTTTGTAA
- the FTR1 gene encoding high-affinity iron permease FTR1 (Syntenic homolog of Ashbya gossypii AGR129C; Syntenic homolog of Saccharomyces cerevisiae YER145C (FTR1)), with the protein MANAVFNVAVFFVVFRECLEAVLVIAILLSFVDRAIKSSDASLGKRLKTHIWVGVGLGFLICLIIGGAFIGAYYSLKKDLFGSAEELWEGCFCLIASIMISMMGLGMLRVQKMQEKWRVKIAKALVDVPSRKRDRLKLGYWGKKYALFLLPFITVLREGLEGVVFVAGAGMSTKNAKASSYPLPAVVGLLAGGLVGFLMYYGSSRSSLQVFLIVSTCFLYLIAAGLFSRSVWFFDTYTYNKATGGDASESGSGNGSYNINRALYHVNCCNPELDNGWDIFNSLLGWQNTGYYSSVLAYIFYWVFFTILVLLLIHQERYGHLPLIKKKFTDLKPRFFRKKQLDNAEKEQLFNRIDHLAITDEGIVETRATNV; encoded by the coding sequence ATGGCTAACGCGGTTTTTAATGTTGCCGTATTCTTCGTTGTGTTCAGAGAGTGTCTCGAAGCAGTCTTGGTTATTGCAATCCTACTGTCATTCGTCGACCGGGCCATTAAGTCCAGTGATGCATCCTTGGGAAAACGTCTAAAGACTCACATTTGGGTTGGTGTCGGGTTAGGTTTCCTAATCTGTCTGATAATTGGAGGTGCTTTTATTGGAGCCTACTATTCGCTTAAAAAAGATCTATTTGGAAGTGCAGAAGAGCTATGGGAGGGTTGTTTCTGTCTCATCGCATCAATTATGATTAGCATGATGGGTCTTGGTATGCTGCGCGTCCAAAAAATGCAAGAGAAATGGCGAGTGAAAATTGCAAAGGCTCTGGTGGATGTTCCGTCGCGTAAACGGGATCGGTTGAAACTTGGGTATTGGGGTAAGAAATATGCACTATTTTTGCTGCCTTTCATTACCGTTCTGCGTGAAGGTCTAGAGGGTGTGGTGTTCGTTGCGGGCGCCGGTATGTCGACCAAAAATGCCAAGGCATCGTCGTATCCTCTTCCAGCCGTTGTAGGTCTTTTAGCAGGCGGCTTGGTTGGCTTCCTCATGTATTATGGTTCCTCGCGCTCCTCGTTGCAAGTCTTCCTAATTGTATCCACGTGTTTCTTGTACCTCATAGCTGCCGGCTTATTCTCCCGGAGTGTTTGGTTCTTTGACACATATACCTACAATAAAGCCACTGGTGGTGATGCCTCTGAGTCTGGAAGCGGCAATGGTTCTTATAATATCAATAGAGCCCTATACCACGTGAATTGCTGTAACCCGGAGCTCGACAATGGCTGGGACATCTTCAACTCTCTACTAGGATGGCAAAATACTGGCTACTACTCTAGTGTTCTAGCATACATCTTCTACTGGGTGTTCTTCACCATATTAGTGCTACTCCTGATCCATCAAGAACGCTATGGCCATTTACCCCTAATTAAAAAGAAGTTCACAGACTTAAAGCCTCGCTTCTTCCGCAAGAAGCAACTTGACAATGCCGAAAAAGAACAGTTATTTAACAGAATCGACCACCTCGCAATTACAGATGAAGGAATTGTCGAGACGAGGGCAACTAACGTTTAG
- the SCC4 gene encoding cohesin-loading factor complex subunit SCC4 (Syntenic homolog of Ashbya gossypii AGR133C; Syntenic homolog of Saccharomyces cerevisiae YER147C (SCC4)) produces the protein MSFNLQKYQKSLVYKLADEYLLQAHAVAGRVNSEESLKEYYTLVQQAIRGYQYVKEGFQLSLEQDFQVTVALVSVLLDETHEIELAEQYLNSLHTRLQRTTYTDHKYVIQFYLLYQVPMHKNSVPEIKNAVRGLGRLIASIEENEPWRLVFQYCRVALMEKSYTSSKNPDHITEEYCSIIEQCAVSKSELYGFAVCSFVTFLLSKSLPIDGGVLDKLKNLRQNDSTTPKLRLWGLLLDLLVAIKLDENITVLLTDFKEFFSHYKSELDNSSEKLSLQVKHGLELALDLPFFNYTDCKNILLLFQSVSYLTNCYSKKSNFSTKFLPKVLKSTAELKSSFQRKTSVSRLSYLRSIYDSMIELCHFYQMWEFMILSGPVKGEFPQFSDPDYYTLLEAMNSHMAIENESEHVTSLYKSIIRSKNLEVRLIAMIHNHVFCVSQLSKCQHQPEVISDLTHKVNDSWKQLVSSFQNSILCHNRTWQCTIACLWIISRFEPFTGRPLPKDDEKEVQFYMDQLNGFFSQNALLPEIQCHSLNESEIGQYTLKKSLLLHFILNYLGGSILVSDINDRCNLSASCFQISKNQHMPFIRYLGGIWHLMNCAVTMNGKELAITRAKLENLVKELGKS, from the coding sequence ATGTCTTTTAATCTCCAGAAATACCAGAAGAGTCTAGTGTATAAGTTGGCTGAtgaatatcttcttcaagcACATGCTGTTGCTGGTCGTGTGAACTCAGAAGAATCTCTGAAGGAATATTATACTTTGGTACAACAAGCCATTCGAGGATATCAGTATGTTAAAGAGGGCTTCCAGTTGTCTTTAGAGCAAGATTTCCAGGTTACAGTGGCGTTGGTGTCTGTTCTGCTAGATGAAACGCATGAGATAGAGTTAGCAGAGCAATATCTGAATTCTCTGCATACAAGGCTTCAGCGAACGACATATACAGACCACAAGTATGTTATTCAATTCTATTTATTGTATCAGGTCCCAATGCACAAAAATAGTGTACCCGAGATCAAGAATGCTGTTCGGGGACTCGGCAGGCTGATAGCATCTATTGAGGAGAATGAACCTTGGAGGTTAGTATTCCAATACTGTCGAGTCGCACTTATGGAAAAAAGCTATACCTCATCCAAAAATCCAGATCACATTACTGAAGAATATTGTTCGATAATTGAGCAATGCGCGGTTAGCAAGAGTGAGCTTTATGGCTTTGCCGTCTGTTCCTTTGTCACTTTCCTATTGAGCAAGTCTTTACCCATCGATGGTGGGGTTTTGGATAAGCTAAAAAATCTGCGCCAAAACGATAGCACAACCCCGAAGCTAAGGCTCTGGGGCCTTCTTCTTGATTTACTGGTTGCAATTAAATTGGATGAGAACATTACAGTCCTTTTGACTGATTTCAAAGAGTTTTTCTCACATTATAAGTCTGAGTTGGATAACAGCTCAGAAAAGCTGTCTTTGCAGGTGAAACACGGCCTAGAATTGGCATTGGACCTTCctttttttaattataCGGACTGCAAGAATATACTGCTGTTATTCCAAAGTGTTAGCTATTTAACTAACTGTTATAGCAAGAAATCTAACTTCTCGACGAAATTCTTACCCAAGGTGCTGAAATCAACTGCTGAACTGAAATCAAGCTTCCAGAGAAAAACTTCTGTGAGTAGGCTCTCTTATTTAAGGTCAATTTATGATAGTATGATTGAACTTTGCCACTTTTACCAGATGTGGGAGTTTATGATACTATCTGGCCCTGTTAAAGGAGAGTTCCCCCAATTCAGCGATCCAGATTACTACACATTATTAGAAGCTATGAATTCGCACATGGCAATTGAGAATGAGTCGGAGCATGTTACCAGTCTGTACAAGTCAATTATCAGGTCAAAAAATTTAGAGGTAAGACTAATAGCTATGATTCACAATCATGTATTTTGTGTCTCCCAATTGAGCAAGTGTCAGCATCAACCTGAAGTTATATCTGACCTAACCCACAAAGTGAATGACTCTTGGAAGCAATTGGTGAGTAGCTTTCAGAATTCTATTTTGTGCCATAACCGTACCTGGCAATGCACCATCGCTTGTCTATGGATTATCTCAAGATTTGAACCATTCACCGGACGTCCACTACCTAAGGATGACgaaaaagaagttcaaTTCTATATGGACCAACTAAATGGATTCTTCAGCCAAAATGCATTACTTCCGGAAATTCAGTGTCACTCTTTGAATGAAAGCGAAATTGGACAATATACATTAAAGAAAAGTTTACTGCTTCATTTCATACTGAACTATTTAGGAGGGTCCATATTAGTATCCGACATCAATGACCGCTGTAATTTATCTGCGTCTTGTTTCCAAATATCGAAGAACCAACATATGCCTTTCATTAGATATTTAGGTGGTATTTGGCATCTAATGAACTGTGCCGTTACTATGAATGGCAAGGAACTGGCTATTACTAGGGCAAAATTAGAGAATCTGGTGAAGGAATTAGGGAAGAGCTGA
- the SNF11 gene encoding Snf11p (Syntenic homolog of Ashbya gossypii AGR131W; Syntenic homolog of Saccharomyces cerevisiae YDR073W (SNF11)), with translation MDQRAQTTLQYKLQLLFHINTLLILRSTLLKQGNPQLEGLPAEQIDALLRHYVKRIHCNLQCISNINQGNYKARPAILEPPPLPPGIPQQQDILPKLYILLTKMLEVW, from the coding sequence ATGGACCAGCGCGCCCAGACCACGCTCCAGTACAAGCTCCAGCTGCTCTTTCACATCAACACCCTGCTGATACTGAGAAGCACCCTCCTCAAGCAGGGTAATCCGCAGCTCGAAGGCCTGCCGGCAGAACAAATAGATGCCCTACTACGACACTATGTAAAACGAATTCACTGCAATCTACAATGTATATCAAATATCAATCAAGGCAACTATAAAGCACGTCCTGCAATACTCGAGCCACCCCCCCTGCCACCTGGAATCCCCCAGCAGCAAGATATTCTTCCAAAACTCTACAttctgcttaccaaaaTGCTCGAGGTTTGGTAG
- the LSM5 gene encoding RNA-binding protein LSM5 (Syntenic homolog of Ashbya gossypii AGR130W; Syntenic homolog of Saccharomyces cerevisiae YER146W (LSM5)) yields MTRAQQCFYLGPLTTNMSLLEILPLEIIDKTINQPIWIMLTSNREFTGTLVGFDDFVNVVLEDVVEYEGVDKPIKTHSGRMLLSGNNITMLVPGGKPSN; encoded by the coding sequence ATGACCAGAGCGCAGCAGTGCTTCTACCTGGGACCTCTCACCACGAACATGAGCTTGCTAGAAATACTACCCCTGGAGATCATTGACAAGACCATCAACCAGCCAATCTGGATCATGCTGACGTCGAACCGTGAGTTCACAGGCACGCTTGTGGGCTTTGACGACTTCGTCAACGTGGTTCTGGAGGACGTCGTCGAGTACGAGGGCGTCGACAAGCCTATCAAAACCCATTCCGGCCGAATGCTATTGAGCGGCAACAACATCACCATGCTCGTCCCCGGCGGAAAGCCCTCCAACTAG
- the PPH3 gene encoding phosphoprotein phosphatase PP4 catalytic subunit PPH3 (Syntenic homolog of Ashbya gossypii AGR136W; Syntenic homolog of Saccharomyces cerevisiae YDR075W (PPH3)), with product MQLDHIIELLTQSKYIPEETIYELCLRCQELLINEANVASVDTPVTICGDIHGQLHDLLTLFKKADGIENNRFIFLGDFVDRGFYSLESFLLLLCYKLRYPDRITLIRGNHETRQITKVYGFYDEVIRKYGNSNVWRYCCEVFDYLSLGAIINNAIFCVHGGLSPDITTVDEIRSIDRKQEVPHEGAMCDLLWSDPDEVDTWSLSPRGAGFLFGKNEVDQFLHMNGIGLIARAHQLVMEGYKEMFDGGLVTVWSAPNYCYRCGNVAAVLRIEDNFERKYTIFEAVPAEDNRGNAIIPTKKSQMDYFL from the coding sequence ATGCAATTAGACCATATAATTGAACTTTTAACCCAGAGTAAGTATATACCGGAGGAAACAATCTATGAATTGTGTCTTAGATGTCAAGAACTTTTAATAAATGAAGCTAATGTGGCATCGGTGGATACTCCAGTGACGATATGTGGAGATATTCATGGTCAGTTGCATGATTTGCTTACGCTATTTAAGAAAGCTGATGGGATTGAAAATAACAGGTTTATATTTTTGGGTGACTTTGTGGATAGAGGATTTTATTCGCTGGAGAGCTTTCTTTTGTTGTTATGTTATAAGCTGCGGTACCCAGACCGTATTACATTGATCAGAGGTAACCATGAGACGCGACAGATCACTAAGGTATATGGTTTCTACGACGAGGTGATACGTAAATACGGGAATTCGAATGTATGGCGTTACTGCTGCGAAGTTTTTGACTACCTCTCTCTGGGAGCAATTATAAACAATGCAATTTTCTGTGTACATGGAGGTCTATCTCCTGATATTACTACTGTGGACGAAATAAGGTCTATCGATAGGAAGCAAGAGGTCCCGCATGAGGGCGCGATGTGCGACCTTCTTTGGAGCGATCCCGATGAGGTCGATACCTGGTCATTGTCGCCACGTGGGGCAGGGTTTCTATTTGGTAAGAATGAAGTTGATCAGTTTTTGCATATGAATGGTATAGGTCTTATTGCGCGAGCGCATCAATTGGTGATGGAGGGGTACAAAGAGATGTTTGATGGAGGGTTGGTCACAGTGTGGTCTGCCCCCAACTACTGCTATAGATGTGGTAACGTAGCTGCTGTTCTGCGAATTGAGGACAATTTCGAACGCAAGTATACTATTTTCGAGGCCGTCCCTGCAGAAGACAACCGCGGAAACGCTATTATTCCAACGAAAAAGTCCCAGATGGACTACTTCTTGTGA
- the PAA1 gene encoding polyamine acetyltransferase (Syntenic homolog of Ashbya gossypii AGR128C; Syntenic homolog of Saccharomyces cerevisiae YDR071C (PAA1)) — protein sequence MNSTLPLHMYIRPLILEDLDQIVELESQCFPPEERASKDVITFRLTACPELCSGLFIREVTRLETTGEKLIGHILGTKAPAGGKDVTITLETMGKVHDEASNTIAVHSVVIAPEHQKKNLATLMLTDYIQKMSNQKVADKIIIIAHEPLIPFYERIGFHHVGENEDVKKNEKFAKSKWCNMVRELVNEEYDC from the coding sequence ATGAACTCGACATTGCCGTTACATATGTACATCCGGCCATTGATTTTGGAAGATCTTGACCAGATCGTGGAGCTGGAATCGCAGTGTTTTCCGCCAGAAGAGAGAGCCTCCAAGGACGTAATTACATTTCGTTTGACAGCTTGTCCAGAACTATGCTCAGGCTTGTTTATTCGTGAGGTCACAAGATTGGAGACAACTGGGGAGAAGTTAATTGGTCATATACTAGGCACTAAGGCTCCTGCTGGTGGTAAGGATGTCACTATAACGTTAGAAACTATGGGAAAGGTGCATGATGAAGCTTCGAATACTATTGCTGTTCACTCTGTGGTCATTGCACCTGAGCAccagaagaagaacttgGCTACTCTGATGCTTACGGATTATATACAAAAAATGTCGAATCAAAAGGTTGCGGACAAGATCATTATCATCGCGCATGAACCGTTAATACCCTTTTATGAAAGAATTGGGTTCCACCATGTGGGCGAGAACGAAGACGTCAAGAAAAACGAGAAATTTGCCAAGAGCAAGTGGTGTAATATGGTCAGGGAATTGGTTAACGAAGAATATGATTGTTAA